Proteins encoded by one window of Polaribacter haliotis:
- a CDS encoding SusC/RagA family TonB-linked outer membrane protein, with the protein MAQTTIKGKVIDDTKFPLPGASIIVKGTNTGQSTDFDGLFTINIDKTPATLIISYLGYTTQEVIITNQRNITVELKPDSQQLEEIVVIGYGSSTKSDVTAAITTVKLDTDKKGGIATVESVLKGTSGLNVLSNGEPGSAVSINIRGISSLSGSNQPLYVIDGIVMDSSEEFLTDPTNFQTNSKSGVGGVAPEDIESIQVLKDASATAIYGSLGANGVILITTRSGKKGAPKFKFSTSTTVGKAVLPYNVLSTEKFVSFMAEKYKEDPNSIAGPEYQYPVGRSPFEIRPDGLYNFISRNDDDNDGNLDLIGVYEARDWPSLFRTSFSSNNRLNVSGGSDKTKYYASVGYLQSEGIISNIYLNKFDFNVNLNHRINSKLEIGAKLSFTNSENSITGGSGANANETNSVYRHLYNEFPLEIRESIAPLQDEGFRISPRGWFNDYDNISEENRFIGNLSLKYRISNSFTYDLKIGGDKRKANLDVWQGIGTNSGSNRDGRYAFSELDRLTYNIDQTLLFRPKTKGNHRYSLLAGVVYTNTDSEKSYTRASNYSVAGQLNRGRDFFGASIIEDTVFNYGPEKLLSFLGRGTYAFKNRYKVSGSLRYDGSSKFVGKNRFGLFPAISFAWEMHKEPFLVDNKLNINELKFRFGYGETGNQRVGNNLTAVNYRISPEGYASNGILLQAFEKTNIASTDLTWETQKQFNLGLDFKMFDSRLNVTVDAYDKTSDDLLNTLSIGGSSGDDSIVINQGSIKNKGVEFSVNGDIVKNENFNWNLYGTYSFNTVKIENLGLEEGQFGSEGSFVGYFGRPIQVTSTNTVPTNVYLEGQAPGLLFGFATDGILTAADIAAGSPTINGDAAQEGFYKIIDKNNDGNITNEDKVIMVTQIQILHFLSEQI; encoded by the coding sequence ATGGCACAAACAACAATAAAAGGAAAAGTTATAGATGACACCAAATTTCCATTACCTGGTGCTTCTATTATTGTAAAAGGTACAAACACAGGCCAATCTACTGATTTCGATGGTTTATTTACTATTAATATAGATAAAACACCTGCTACTTTAATAATAAGTTATTTAGGGTATACTACACAAGAAGTTATTATTACTAACCAAAGAAATATTACTGTAGAGCTTAAACCAGATTCACAACAATTAGAAGAGATTGTAGTAATTGGTTATGGTAGTTCTACAAAATCTGATGTTACAGCTGCAATAACAACTGTAAAATTAGACACAGATAAAAAAGGTGGTATTGCTACTGTAGAATCTGTTTTAAAAGGAACATCTGGTTTAAATGTACTTTCTAATGGAGAACCTGGGTCTGCAGTATCTATTAACATTAGAGGAATATCTAGTTTAAGTGGCTCAAATCAACCACTTTATGTTATAGATGGTATTGTAATGGATAGTTCTGAAGAATTTTTAACAGATCCAACCAACTTCCAAACCAATAGTAAAAGTGGTGTTGGAGGAGTTGCACCTGAAGATATTGAATCTATACAAGTTTTAAAAGACGCATCTGCTACTGCTATCTATGGTTCTTTAGGAGCAAATGGAGTTATTTTAATTACCACAAGATCTGGAAAAAAAGGAGCGCCTAAATTTAAATTTTCTACTTCCACAACTGTTGGTAAAGCTGTTTTACCATACAATGTTTTAAGTACAGAAAAATTTGTTTCTTTTATGGCTGAAAAATATAAAGAAGATCCAAATTCTATTGCTGGTCCAGAATATCAATATCCAGTTGGTAGAAGTCCTTTTGAAATTAGACCTGATGGTTTATATAATTTTATTTCTAGAAATGATGATGATAATGATGGAAATTTAGATTTAATAGGTGTATATGAAGCAAGAGACTGGCCAAGCCTTTTTAGAACTAGTTTTTCTTCAAATAATAGACTTAATGTTTCTGGAGGTAGTGATAAAACAAAATATTATGCATCTGTAGGTTATTTACAAAGTGAAGGTATTATATCTAATATATACTTAAATAAATTTGATTTTAACGTAAATCTAAACCACAGAATAAACAGTAAATTAGAAATTGGTGCAAAACTTTCATTCACAAATTCAGAAAACTCAATAACGGGTGGTAGTGGAGCAAATGCTAATGAAACCAATTCTGTATACAGACATTTGTACAACGAATTTCCTTTAGAAATAAGAGAAAGTATTGCTCCTTTACAGGATGAAGGTTTTAGAATAAGCCCAAGAGGTTGGTTTAATGATTATGACAATATTTCTGAAGAAAATCGTTTTATAGGAAATTTATCTTTAAAATATCGTATTTCTAATTCTTTTACTTACGATCTTAAAATTGGTGGAGACAAAAGAAAAGCAAACTTAGACGTTTGGCAAGGTATTGGTACAAATAGTGGTTCTAATAGAGATGGGCGTTATGCTTTTTCTGAATTAGATCGATTAACATACAATATAGATCAAACTTTACTTTTTAGACCAAAAACAAAAGGCAATCATAGGTATTCTCTTCTTGCTGGTGTTGTTTACACAAATACCGACTCTGAAAAAAGTTACACAAGAGCTTCTAACTATTCTGTTGCAGGGCAATTAAATAGAGGAAGAGATTTTTTTGGAGCTAGTATAATAGAAGATACCGTTTTTAACTATGGTCCAGAAAAATTATTATCTTTTTTAGGAAGAGGAACTTACGCATTTAAAAACCGCTACAAAGTGTCTGGATCTTTAAGATATGATGGTTCGAGTAAATTTGTTGGTAAAAATAGATTTGGCCTTTTTCCTGCTATAAGTTTTGCTTGGGAAATGCATAAAGAACCTTTTTTAGTTGATAACAAACTAAACATTAACGAATTAAAATTTCGTTTTGGATATGGAGAAACAGGAAACCAAAGAGTTGGTAACAATTTAACAGCTGTTAACTATAGAATATCACCAGAAGGTTATGCCTCAAATGGAATATTATTACAAGCTTTTGAAAAAACAAATATTGCAAGTACAGATTTAACATGGGAAACTCAAAAACAATTTAATCTTGGGTTAGACTTTAAAATGTTTGACAGTAGATTAAATGTTACAGTAGATGCATACGATAAAACCTCAGATGATTTATTAAATACACTAAGTATTGGTGGAAGTTCTGGTGATGACTCTATTGTAATAAACCAAGGTTCAATCAAAAATAAAGGTGTAGAATTTTCTGTTAATGGAGATATTGTAAAAAACGAAAATTTTAATTGGAATTTATATGGAACTTATTCTTTTAATACTGTTAAAATTGAAAACCTTGGTTTAGAAGAAGGCCAATTTGGTTCTGAGGGTAGTTTCGTTGGTTATTTTGGTAGACCAATTCAAGTTACTAGTACAAATACAGTTCCAACAAATGTCTATTTAGAAGGACAAGCGCCAGGTTTATTATTTGGTTTTGCAACAGATGGTATTTTAACAGCTGCAGATATAGCTGCAGGTTCTCCAACCATTAATGGAGATGCCGCACAAGAAGGTTTTTATAAAATTATTGATAAAAATAACGATGGTAATATAACAAATGAAGACAAAGTAATTATGGTGACCCAAATCCAGATTTTACATTTTCTTTCGGAACAAATTTAG
- a CDS encoding RagB/SusD family nutrient uptake outer membrane protein: MKYKFIIFLACFQFLISCDSILEVNDDLADLGALNNELLFSTEENVEKVVNGVYAKYGSEFYQGGNFYQMTSANTPYFSSTGAKGLEFGQFDISPSSKNLNDTWEEIYSCIDNANNLIENLNKFAPNFPNTTRSLGQAHFLRALAYFDLVRVWNEVPLRTETANQETLFLPKSSKEKIYNQIISDLTAATSELPSEVYIIGRPLSFAANGYLAKVYMKMATESGLSKSSQEYWDLAFDNAKIVYDSKKYNLLPNYGNLFIEGNENTAESIFEIQYISTGTSTKSGQHSTIVGPQESIYNQRSSGGQLRVNRLALHDHYLDYNIGVKDNHPDSRIEPTYIQDSYDEILAPFNSRKIYPKQFSGGFAVNFIKKFAEANNTNINSDRNRIIFRYADLLLMLAEIENERNNFPESKGYIKEVLDRANTTLYAQANIDAIAGGDDLRTRIGIERAYELLGEGQEWFDLRRIKNGTVTFLENRILRRQDLMTGSDLFDKKNKTKFHNVWNPDLSFVTGVKLTKNYYFPIPTNEIIGNNKITNADQNPGY, translated from the coding sequence ATGAAATATAAATTTATAATCTTTTTAGCTTGTTTTCAATTTCTAATATCTTGCGATAGCATATTAGAAGTAAATGATGACTTAGCAGATTTAGGAGCTTTAAACAACGAACTTTTATTTTCAACTGAAGAAAATGTAGAAAAAGTTGTAAATGGTGTGTACGCAAAATACGGATCAGAATTTTATCAAGGTGGAAATTTTTACCAAATGACAAGTGCAAATACTCCGTATTTTTCAAGTACAGGTGCTAAAGGTCTAGAATTTGGACAATTCGATATTTCTCCATCTTCAAAAAACTTAAATGATACCTGGGAAGAAATTTACAGTTGTATAGATAATGCGAATAATTTAATAGAAAACTTAAACAAGTTTGCTCCAAATTTTCCAAATACAACTAGGAGTTTAGGGCAAGCCCACTTTTTAAGAGCTTTAGCATATTTTGATTTAGTACGTGTTTGGAATGAAGTTCCATTGAGAACTGAAACAGCAAACCAAGAAACTTTATTTTTACCAAAATCATCAAAGGAAAAAATTTATAATCAAATTATTTCTGATCTTACAGCCGCAACTAGCGAGTTGCCATCCGAAGTATATATTATTGGTAGACCTCTTTCTTTTGCTGCAAATGGTTATTTAGCAAAAGTATATATGAAAATGGCTACAGAGTCTGGACTTTCTAAATCATCTCAAGAATATTGGGATTTGGCTTTTGATAATGCAAAAATAGTTTATGATTCTAAAAAATACAATTTACTTCCTAATTATGGAAATTTATTTATTGAAGGAAATGAAAATACAGCAGAAAGTATTTTCGAAATACAATATATTTCTACGGGTACATCAACAAAAAGTGGTCAGCATTCTACAATTGTAGGGCCTCAAGAATCTATCTATAATCAAAGAAGTAGTGGTGGGCAATTAAGGGTAAATAGATTGGCTTTGCACGACCATTATTTAGATTATAATATTGGTGTAAAAGATAATCATCCAGATTCTAGAATAGAACCTACATATATTCAAGATTCTTACGACGAAATTTTAGCACCTTTTAATAGCAGAAAAATATATCCTAAACAATTTTCTGGTGGTTTTGCAGTTAATTTTATAAAGAAATTTGCAGAAGCAAACAATACGAATATTAATTCAGATAGAAATAGAATTATTTTTAGATATGCAGATTTATTATTAATGCTTGCAGAAATTGAAAATGAGAGAAATAATTTCCCAGAATCTAAAGGATATATTAAAGAAGTTTTAGATAGAGCAAATACAACTTTATATGCCCAAGCTAACATAGATGCAATTGCAGGTGGAGACGATTTAAGAACAAGAATTGGTATAGAACGTGCTTATGAATTGTTAGGAGAAGGACAAGAATGGTTCGATTTAAGAAGAATTAAAAACGGAACAGTTACTTTTTTAGAAAATCGAATTTTAAGAAGACAAGATTTAATGACGGGTTCAGATTTATTTGACAAAAAAAATAAAACTAAATTTCATAACGTTTGGAATCCAGATTTATCGTTTGTAACTGGAGTAAAGTTAACTAAAAACTACTACTTCCCTATTCCAACTAACGAAATCATCGGAAATAATAAAATAACAAATGCAGACCAGAATCCAGGTTACTAA
- a CDS encoding sulfatase family protein, which produces MKKFKKNIPTVFIVLTVLLTLFYCGNKNINQVAQNKIIKERPNVIYIMADDLTTQAISAYGGIYKDIAPTPNIDRLAKEGMLFNDVLCTNAICGPSRAAILTGNYSNINGYYKNERGGTFDKTKWTFPQEFQKNGYQTSLFGKWHLGTEPQGFDVFKYHNSAGQQGHYWNPIFNENGKDVKEKGYSTNLSTDFAMNWLEKDRKQDDPFLMVLQYKAPHRPWEPDTKYEKLWDDIEMPYPSTFNDTYEGRELTAGDTEMTMDYFSRRDMKLETPEHLKKDWKNRLSWEFYGAKRGEIVQPENMSAEEGKKWRYQTYIKDYLACVKSVDDNIGRVLKYLDDNNLTENTIIVLTSDQGFYLGDHGFFDKRFIYEESLRMPFIVRYPKKVKAKTVNEDVITNIDFAPTLLDLADINTEEQMQGNSFKPMLLGETPKNWEQEMYYHYYEFPYWHHVQPHYGIRTQKYTLAHFYYNIDVWELYDLEKDPKQMHNIILDPQYTNVVANLKIQLKGLMEKYENNKSLADFRKITDTDFGAIVENKSGEPSVQDIITNNKK; this is translated from the coding sequence ATGAAAAAATTTAAAAAAAATATCCCTACTGTTTTCATAGTTTTAACTGTTTTATTGACACTTTTTTATTGTGGAAATAAAAATATCAATCAGGTTGCACAAAACAAAATCATAAAAGAAAGACCAAATGTTATTTACATTATGGCAGATGATTTAACAACGCAAGCCATTAGTGCTTATGGAGGAATTTACAAAGACATTGCTCCTACCCCAAATATCGATAGATTAGCAAAAGAAGGAATGCTTTTTAACGATGTTTTATGTACAAATGCAATTTGTGGCCCATCAAGAGCAGCAATTCTTACAGGTAATTACAGCAATATAAATGGCTACTATAAAAATGAACGTGGAGGAACATTTGACAAAACGAAATGGACGTTTCCACAAGAATTTCAGAAAAACGGTTATCAAACAAGTTTATTTGGAAAATGGCATTTAGGAACAGAACCTCAAGGTTTTGATGTTTTTAAATATCATAATTCAGCTGGTCAACAAGGTCATTATTGGAATCCTATTTTTAATGAAAACGGAAAAGACGTTAAAGAAAAAGGATATTCAACTAATTTAAGTACAGATTTTGCAATGAATTGGTTGGAAAAAGATCGTAAACAAGACGATCCTTTCTTAATGGTTTTACAATATAAAGCACCTCACAGACCTTGGGAACCAGATACAAAATATGAGAAACTTTGGGACGATATAGAAATGCCTTATCCTTCAACTTTTAATGATACGTATGAAGGTAGAGAATTAACTGCAGGAGATACAGAAATGACAATGGATTATTTCTCTAGAAGAGATATGAAATTAGAAACCCCTGAACACTTAAAAAAAGATTGGAAAAATCGTTTAAGTTGGGAGTTTTACGGTGCAAAACGTGGTGAAATTGTACAACCAGAAAACATGTCTGCAGAAGAAGGTAAAAAATGGCGTTATCAAACGTATATAAAAGATTATTTAGCGTGTGTAAAATCTGTTGATGATAATATTGGTCGTGTTTTAAAATATTTAGATGATAATAATTTAACAGAAAATACAATTATCGTTTTAACATCAGACCAAGGATTTTATTTGGGCGATCATGGTTTTTTCGACAAACGTTTCATTTATGAAGAATCTTTAAGAATGCCTTTTATTGTTAGATATCCTAAGAAAGTAAAAGCAAAAACTGTAAATGAAGATGTAATTACAAATATCGATTTTGCACCTACTTTATTAGATTTGGCAGACATTAATACAGAAGAACAAATGCAGGGAAATAGTTTCAAACCCATGTTATTAGGTGAAACTCCTAAAAATTGGGAACAAGAAATGTATTACCATTATTATGAGTTCCCTTATTGGCATCATGTACAACCTCATTATGGAATTAGAACACAAAAATATACATTAGCACATTTCTATTATAATATTGATGTTTGGGAATTGTATGATTTAGAAAAAGACCCTAAACAAATGCACAATATTATTTTAGATCCACAATACACAAATGTTGTTGCGAACCTGAAAATTCAA